One region of Malania oleifera isolate guangnan ecotype guangnan chromosome 6, ASM2987363v1, whole genome shotgun sequence genomic DNA includes:
- the LOC131157420 gene encoding protein LURP-one-related 17: MKMPLSFIRSLSRTQTDHVPDDDGTDDAEGADVCTSLTVWRKSLILNCNGFTVINSDGNLIYRVDNYTGRPPEVVLMDASGEPLLSLRRRKKLGLMDKNWWAVYEGEVGEFCSKKPIWRVRKHVNYLLNPINGGNSNSGGGVLAHIYFGPSTASEKGYAYVIEGSYAVRSCRVLDRSRRLVAEVRRKESAHGGAGISFGADVFVLMVHPGFDTGFAMAVVLILDEMFS, from the exons ATGAAGATGCCTCTCTCGTTTATTAGATCTCTGTCAAGAACACAGACAGATCATGTTCCCGATGATGATGGTACTGATGATGCAGAGGGTGCCGATGTTTGTACATCTCTTACGGTGTGGAGGAAGTCACTCATCCTCAACTGCAATGGCTTCACCGTCATCAATTCCGACGGCAATCTTATTTACAGAGTCGACAATTACACCGGTCGTCCGCCGGAGGTCGTTCTCATGGACGCCTCCGGGGAACCCCTCCTCTCCCTCCGTCGTCGCAAG AAGCTGGGATTGATGGACAAGAACTGGTGGGCGGTGTACGAAGGGGAAGTCGGTGAATTTTGCAGCAAGAAGCCGATCTGGCGCGTCAGGAAACACGTTAACTACTTGTTAAATCCTATCAATGGCGGCAATAGTAACAGCGGCGGCGGTGTTCTGGCGCACATTTATTTTGGGCCGTCGACGGCGTCGGAGAAGGGGTATGCGTACGTGATTGAGGGTTCGTACGCGGTGAGGTCATGCAGGGTGCTGGACAGGTCGAGGAGGCTGGTAGCGGAGGTACGGCGGAAGGAGTCGGCGCACGGCGGCGCTGGCATATCCTTCGGCGCCGATGTTTTTGTTTTGATGGTTCACCCGGGGTTCGATACTGGGTTTGCAATGGCGGTGGTGTTGATATTAGATGAGATGTTTTCCTAG